One Thermodesulfobacteriota bacterium genomic region harbors:
- a CDS encoding cupin domain-containing protein, whose amino-acid sequence MAKSASKKSKKGKGNSVKKSSKGNALRFTYDLEGQKPAVWKAGNSKEVSVRELPISKGIAGVSMRLRPGGIRELHWHAIAAEWGFFITGNARVTVLNPDGQWDTQEYGPGDIFFIPMGHAHYIESIGGDECHFILAFNNGAFNEFSTFSVTAWIAQTPKEVLSKNFGLPGKLFDKFPRKEVYMALGEIPGKKALGQRGRQNTARLGHKFPLRAQEGKVYPGGTVKMADVSNFPVSDNMAGALMTLKPGALREMHWHPNANEWGYLLGGKLRITLFAADEGSLTEELGPGEVFYIPQGCGHYLENVGDEEAEILLVFDNGAYQEISISEWIADTPPEVVSAVFGVSGKVIGELPREEVFISAGSR is encoded by the coding sequence ATGGCGAAGTCCGCATCTAAGAAATCCAAGAAGGGTAAGGGGAATTCTGTTAAGAAATCATCGAAGGGAAATGCGTTACGGTTCACATACGACCTCGAGGGTCAGAAGCCCGCAGTATGGAAGGCCGGGAATTCCAAGGAGGTCTCCGTAAGGGAGCTGCCCATATCGAAGGGGATCGCGGGCGTGTCGATGCGGCTCAGGCCTGGCGGCATACGGGAGCTCCACTGGCACGCGATCGCGGCCGAATGGGGGTTCTTCATAACCGGAAATGCCAGGGTTACCGTTCTCAACCCTGACGGCCAGTGGGATACTCAGGAGTACGGCCCCGGTGATATTTTCTTCATACCCATGGGGCACGCCCATTATATCGAAAGCATCGGAGGGGACGAATGCCATTTCATACTTGCGTTCAATAACGGTGCCTTCAACGAATTCAGCACGTTCAGCGTTACGGCGTGGATCGCACAGACTCCGAAAGAAGTGCTGTCGAAAAATTTCGGACTGCCCGGGAAGCTGTTCGATAAGTTTCCCAGGAAAGAGGTCTACATGGCTCTGGGCGAGATCCCCGGGAAAAAGGCGCTCGGGCAAAGGGGGCGGCAGAATACGGCGAGACTCGGGCACAAGTTCCCGCTCCGGGCACAGGAGGGGAAGGTCTATCCGGGAGGGACCGTGAAGATGGCCGACGTCAGCAATTTCCCCGTCTCTGATAATATGGCCGGGGCATTGATGACTCTCAAGCCGGGGGCGCTTAGGGAAATGCACTGGCACCCGAACGCAAACGAGTGGGGATACCTGCTCGGGGGCAAGCTCAGGATCACGCTTTTCGCGGCTGATGAGGGATCGCTGACGGAAGAGCTTGGGCCGGGAGAGGTGTTTTACATACCCCAGGGCTGCGGCCACTATCTTGAAAATGTAGGGGACGAGGAAGCGGAGATACTGCTGGTATTCGATAACGGCGCGTATCAGGAAATAAGCATATCCGAATGGATCGCGGATACGCCTCCCGAAGTCGTTTCGGCGGTTTTCGGAGTGTCCGGGAAGGTAATCGGGGAGCTCCCGAGAGAGGAGGTTTTTATCTCCGCAGGGAGCCGCTGA
- a CDS encoding FkbM family methyltransferase: MEAIGDDPVSQTNFNKIFSRIPSTASVFIKMDIEGWEYQSLPGLEDYFDRITGIAVEFHHVDTMLEDVCRSVSNLEKSLDIVHVHINNGGVIDERGIPDTVEMTFENKRLNQEPTRSSERTYPVDGLDFPNVTDRKDYKLEFRDDIQECSGAEIQT; encoded by the coding sequence ATGGAAGCAATAGGCGATGACCCGGTATCTCAAACTAATTTCAATAAAATATTTTCCAGGATACCCTCGACAGCCAGTGTCTTTATCAAAATGGACATAGAAGGATGGGAGTACCAATCACTTCCCGGACTTGAGGACTACTTCGATAGGATTACAGGGATTGCTGTAGAGTTTCACCACGTCGACACTATGCTCGAAGATGTCTGTAGAAGCGTGAGCAACCTTGAAAAATCACTCGACATCGTTCATGTCCATATCAACAACGGCGGTGTGATTGACGAGCGCGGCATACCCGACACGGTAGAGATGACGTTCGAAAACAAGAGGCTCAATCAAGAACCGACGAGATCGTCCGAAAGAACCTACCCGGTCGACGGGCTCGATTTCCCCAACGTAACAGACCGAAAGGACTACAAGCTCGAATTCCGCGACGACATCCAAGAATGCAGCGGCGCCGAGATACAAACTTAA
- a CDS encoding 5'-methylthioadenosine/adenosylhomocysteine nucleosidase: MGSHRKTIGIIGSMDIEIKHYLENAEIKRETDWNGIIFHESRLFDKDTVIVKSGVGKVFAAMVCERLIDEFAPRAVVFTGVAGALNHELDIGDVVLSKTCIQYDLDAEALGFPRGEIPYTHLREFKADETLLNIAGGTKLSGNKVITGTILTGDQFMTTKETEEHKYLTEELHGDAIEMEGGSIAQVCTLNKMPFIIVRTVADRADGTAAADFNKFLPVVARNSFNVVRSLLLNY, from the coding sequence ATGGGCAGTCACAGGAAAACAATCGGCATAATCGGGTCCATGGACATCGAGATAAAACATTATCTCGAGAACGCGGAGATCAAGAGAGAAACGGACTGGAACGGAATAATATTCCATGAGTCCCGTCTCTTCGATAAAGACACGGTCATCGTGAAATCAGGGGTCGGCAAGGTCTTCGCGGCTATGGTATGCGAGAGGCTGATAGACGAGTTCGCGCCCCGCGCCGTCGTATTCACGGGCGTCGCCGGAGCGCTAAACCACGAGCTCGACATAGGGGACGTCGTTCTGAGCAAAACCTGCATCCAGTACGACCTCGACGCCGAGGCGCTCGGCTTCCCGCGCGGCGAAATACCCTATACGCATCTCAGGGAATTCAAGGCCGACGAGACTCTGCTTAATATTGCGGGCGGCACAAAGCTGAGTGGCAACAAGGTTATTACGGGTACGATACTGACGGGAGACCAGTTCATGACGACGAAAGAGACGGAAGAGCACAAATACCTGACTGAAGAGCTCCACGGGGACGCGATCGAGATGGAGGGCGGCTCCATCGCGCAGGTCTGCACTCTCAATAAGATGCCGTTCATAATAGTGAGGACAGTCGCCGATAGAGCGGACGGGACGGCCGCCGCCGACTTCAATAAATTCCTGCCTGTAGTCGCGAGGAATTCGTTCAACGTCGTAAGGAGCCTGCTGCTCAATTATTGA